The Gemmatimonadota bacterium DNA segment CCCGTGACCCGCAACGCGATCCACCCGCGCTCCCCCGGGGCCATGGCCTAGCGCCGCCTCCATCCGCTCCACGACTTCCCGGGAGCCCGCGAAGTGCACCTCAACGGCGCCGTCGGGACGATTTCGCACCCAACCCCGGAGCCCCAGCGACTCGGCGGTCCGAACCGTCCACCAACGAAA contains these protein-coding regions:
- a CDS encoding acylphosphatase yields the protein FRWWTVRTAESLGLRGWVRNRPDGAVEVHFAGSREVVERMEAALGHGPGGARVDRVAGHGEASALPEQGFEIR